A single window of Colletes latitarsis isolate SP2378_abdomen chromosome 11, iyColLati1, whole genome shotgun sequence DNA harbors:
- the LOC143347961 gene encoding uncharacterized protein LOC143347961, with the protein MAQPTQDMGISSSFILNDNSLNNESSNKSCYNKDTTMAERNEINLERIHNDCLNVSGNYENQELFNSQSIDVKTPKVIFPWLIKFNKVMCSSVGSRSSQLLQRLISLYTQNILTSINTYCEKALHMIQLKNHINSTLTFFHIYWHEIKEYVGDCDIYLNAMSVLLGIYIDMELKTFRHTKDSSSVIAKLLSALWIYLDNSEKHIFRVLLKLKHITKKYTKLCDPIFMRSITNLKRRVKSLTDIDYIRYLLILKIWKRMKENLKEKKEVNKMALMILGPCTPKMRDELLKIIPKPPTGHENETLWLLQSNVFDLKTACNNFLEFEDALSVPLKDSHLTRNADLKNFQKSQIISLCGINYIQECTINYELNKSEMNCVQNSNSIQNEVNCTKSANKIFPTKKNNKFKKYKKTSKLKPGEIILIDLTEENESLRVDKSKKKKSKRKLEWLKMTKKKYKVEKQVDEVKCKNLVEIANAHSTENSEYSVNKILLEYLPISDNKVSESTESCCSLVEQEPLRDNIHYIDSQNIHDYICNKRSKELKCTFQHKQCDICTLSLKQSDIQHNKVLSLLKLLNPVGQNIKEPKTILNLFRESREQNMSFQDTLFSRSAANESSEISTLGKNFGEESFSQPESSIETILLSKECQNSIINTQSIKQELPTSTDYGATEADAYCRNESENVQNDFRLPDSRFLNTSSQITESVKQTVSCDCSKKIEVKPFVCHNFSIFNTTKSEDTTQTTVRDNTMDMKSISDKNIMCMLSDLDKCMDVLNRIGEHIMTVHAEKQRPECLSNTDTCTVSTTVSGDQIVKSSLGWTLGGNQETNGVLNQRKCDSDICKKLTISSSQPKELHSYEKDHSTFSENKLFESFVCSHIKSEFEQVIKEENSESFEIITDRPRKIGEHKVAMITNNQAHTSESLAYDIKSTENLTENLHYESMLQDFSLKTDIAKTHFIDEFENIDILDSILNGDMTMEDEQEILENSQSSLISPINYDNSNNVLNCITEFFSQAEHIYKNEKGEKNITSDVDNSITPLPEGSLGTMGILNSLLDFELTNMDSPPNDFMYSNVQTVNPRLIKKSFEGEIFSVKDSTISELNSHMKKTVIVEKNNKDDVLPRKEKDNQNDPIDSSVNVVGFGLNSNKEETLEFPLLIKDISSFSNQPTILANSDNISSELKEPLPKSSLSGPVDKLNTDTVIEKSYVFQKEDMINEVHSFGDSVNRVSSEMCISNDVSSNAVMNCTSQQDDFLSSHKHTYMELRTSPLAIKQPSDSDLLSSTDLIPCNTVATSQYEFIECENSLKQRNIQKNIQHNCKEQQNHIMKHRIEVSAQSRSSKRKVRYKKKIKKEEKEEEIPSSVEPNSDEVSLRCSQLTIINPLNHKDIQSTCELPLSSFHTSYRKKSPHTLCTSRNMYKQLKCVGIQQLRNMSPRKQQILLNYHGDSTTNTIFKEDPKLENPQHNTEDNVWEDSSVLYRSVEKPHTPGSKTCFKHFKMNIKVDTDITKVNFTTDKHITEVSNNILIKSGIKWTLQNIDAQSSKFIKKQIVPTLDEETPVKKRKLASKFSPTLEANTVVCSINQQEAQKKHFVSAKKGFIYTNRRKNMVGEYT; encoded by the exons ATGGCTCAGCCTACACAGGACATGGGTATAAGCAGTTCCTTTATCTTGAATGACAACTCATTAAATAATGAATCCTcaaata AAAGCTGTTATAATAAAGATACAACAATGGCTGAAAGAAATGAGATAAACTTAGAACGGATACACAATGATTGCCTAAATGTATCCGGAAATTATGAAAATCAAGAACTTTTTAATAGTCAATCTATTGATGTTAAGACACCCAAAGTTATATTTCCATGgcttattaaatttaataaagtgATGTGTTCATCTGTGGGAAGTAGAAGCTCTCAGCTGTTACAGcgtttaatttctctttatacACA GAACATTTTAACTAGTATAAATACATATTGTGAAAAAGCACTCCATATGATACAGTTAAAGAATCATATAAATAGTACCttaacattttttcatatttaCTGGCATGAAATTAAAGAG TATGTTGGTGATTGTGATATATACTTAAATGCAATGTCAGTATTGTTAGGAATATATATAGATATGGAGCTTAAAACTTTTAGGCACACTAAAGATTCTTCTTCGGTAATTGCAAAACTTCTTTCAGCATTGTGGATATATTTAG aTAATTCAGAGAAGCATATCTTTAGAGTGCTACTTAAACTTAAACATATTACTAAAAAATATACTAAACTATGCGACCCTATATTCAT GAGAAGCATCACAAACttaaaaagaagggtaaaaTCTTTGACAGACATAGATTACATCAGATATTtgcttattttaaaaatatggaaAAGAATGAAGGAAAACCTTAAAGAGAAAAAAGAAGTAAATAAAATGGCTTTAATGATCCTAGGTCCATGTACGCCAAAAATGCGCGACGAGTTATTAAAGATCATACCAAAACCACCCACAGGACACGAAAATGAAACACTTTGGTTACTACAATCAAATGTATTTGATTTAAAAACAGCATGTAATAATTTCTTAGAATTTGAAGATGCACTGTCTGTTCCACTCAAAGATTCTCATTTAACAAGAAATgcagatttgaaaaatttccaaaaatcaCAG ATTATTTCATTATGTGGTATAAATTATATTCAAGAATGTACTATAAATTATGAATTAAACAAAAGCGAAATGAACTGTGTTCAAAATAGTAATTCTATCCAAAATGAAGTAAATTGCACTAAATCtgctaataaaatttttcctacgaaaaaaaacaacaaatttaagaaatataaaaaaacatCAAAGCTAAAACCCGgagaaataatattaatcgatttAACTGAAGAAAATGAGTCATTACGAGTAGATAAAAGCAAGAAAAAAAAGTCTAAAAGAAAATTAGAATGGTTAAAAATGACGAAGAAAAAATATAAAGTAGAAAAGCAAGTTGATGAAGTGAAGTGTAAAAATCTAGTGGAAATTGCCAATGCCCATAGCACAGAGAATTCAGAATATTCTGTGAATAAAATCCTTTTAGAATATTTACCAATTTCAGACAATAAAGTTAGCGAAAGTACAGAAAGTTGTTGTAGTTTGGTAGAACAAGAGCCACTACGAGATAATATTCATTATATTGATTCTCAGAATATACACGATTACATTTGCAATAAAAGATCTAAAGAATTAAAATGCACGTTTCAGCATAAACAATGTGATATCTGTACTTTATCGTTAAAGCAAAGTGATATACAACACAATAAAGTTTTATCTttattgaaacttttaaatCCAGTTGGACAAAATATTAAAGAACCAAAAACCATATTAAACTTATTTAGGGAGAGTAGAGAACAGAATATGTCTTTTCAAGATACACTTTTTTCTAGAAGTGCAGCCAATGAATCTAGCGAAATAAGTACTCTGGGTAAGAATTTTGGGGAAGAATCATTTTCACAACCAGAAAGTTCTATAGAAACGATACTCTTGTCAAAAGAGTGCCAGAACAGTATTATAAATACTCAGTCTATAAAGCAAGAGTTACCAACAAGTACAGATTATGGTGCGACAGAAGCTGATGCTTACTGTCGAAACGAATCTGAGAATGTACAAAACGATTTTCGTTTACCTGACTCTAGATTTCTGAATACTAGTTCGCAAATAACGGAATCTGTGAAGCAAACGGTCTCGTGCGATTGCAGTAAGAAAATTGAAGTAAAACCTTTTGTCTGTCATAATTTTAGTATATTTAATACGACAAAGAGTGAGGATACGACGCAAACTACAGTACGCGATAACACTATGGATATGAAATCAATTTCcgataaaaatataatgtgcATGCTGAGCGATTTAGACAAATGCATGGACGTTTTAAATCGTATCGGTGAACACATTATGACTGTGCACGCAGAAAAACAACGACCGGAGTGTTTAAGCAACACTGACACGTGCACAGTTTCCACTACAGTTTCCGGGGATCAGATTGTAAAGTCATCGTTAGGTTGGACACTGGGTGGTAACCAGGAAACGAACGGAGTGCTAAATCAGCGAAAATGTGATTCAGACATTTGTAAAAAACTAACGATTTCATCTTCGCAACCAAAGGAATTACATTCCTACGAAAAGGATCATAGTACTTTTTCTGAAAATAAGTTATTCGAAAGTTTTGTTTGTAGTCACATTAAATCTGAATTTGAACAGGTTATTAAAgaggaaaacagcgaaagttttGAAATTATAACAGATCGGCCACGGAAAATAGGTGAGCATAAAGTTGCTATGATAACAAATAACCAAGCACATACAAGCGAATCTTTAGCATATGATATAAAAAGTACTGAGAATCTGACCGAAAACTTACATTACGAGTCTATGTTGCAAGATTTTTCATTGAAAACCGACATAGCAAAAACACATTTTATAGATgaattcgaaaatattgatattttagacaGTATTCTGAATGGAGATATGACTATGGAAGACGAACAAGAAATTTTGGAAAACTCACAATCCTCGTTAATTTCGCCAATTAATTACGATAATTCAAATAATGTGTTGAATTGTATTACGGAATTTTTCTCGCAAGCTGAACATATATACAAAAATGAAAAGGGCGAAAAAAATATTACTTCGGACGTAGATAATTCTATAACACCATTACCCGAAGGTAGTCTTGGAACAATGGGAATATTAAACTCTTTATTAGATTTCGAATTAACAAATATGGATTCTCCTCCAAACGATTTTATGTATTCGAATGTACAAACAGTTAATCCGCGATTAATTAAAAAGAGTTTCGAGGGAGAGATTTTTTCGGTAAAAGATAGCACTATTTCGGAATTAAATTCTCATATGAAGAAAACGGTTATAGTTGAAAAAAACAATAAAGATGATGTGCTTCCACGAAAAGAGAAGGATAATCAAAACGATCCTATCGACAGTAGTGTGAATGTAGTTGGATTTGGATTAAATTCTAATAAGGAAGAAACGCTTGAATTTCCTTTGTTAATTAAAGATATATCATCTTTTTCCAATCAGCCAACTATCTTAGCCAATTCGGATAACATATCTTCCGAACTAAAAGAACCGCTTCCTAAATCCAGTCTTTCTGGTCCTGTTGATAAACTTAATACCGATACTGTAATAGAAAAATCTTACGTTTTTCAAAAAGAAGATATGATTAATGAAGTTCATTCTTTCGGTGATTCAGTAAATCGTGTTTCGTCTGAAATGTGTATTTCCAATGATGTTTCATCAAATGCTGTAATGAATTGCACAAGTCAACAAGATGATTTTTTGTCATCGCATAAGCATACTTATATGGAACTTAGAACAAGTCCTTTGGCGATAAAACAACCTTCAGATTCTGACTTATTGTCTTCCACAGATTTAATACCATGTAACACTGTTGCAACTTCACAATATGAATTTATAGAATGCGAAAATTCTTTGAAACAAAGAAATATTCAGAAAAATATACAACATAATTGTAAAGAACAGCAAAATCATATTATGAAACATAGAATAGAAGTTAGCGCACAATCTAGATCATCTAAGCGAAAAGTGAGATATAAAAAGAAGATTAAAAAGGAGGAGAAAGAAGAAGAAATACCATCATCTGTTGAACCTAATTCGGATGAAGTGAGCCTAAGGTGTTCACAACTGACTATTATCAATCCTCTGAATCATAAGGATATTCAAAGCACGTGCGAATTGCCACTATCGTCATTTCACACGTCATATCGTAAAAAATCACCTCACACTTTATGTACATCTAGAAATATGTACAAGCAATTGAAGTGTGTAGGTATTCAGCAGTTGAGAAATATGTCTCCACGAAAGCAACAAATTTTACTAAACTATCACGGAGATTCTACAACGAATACAATCTTCAAGGAAGATCCCAAACTGGAGAACCCTCAACACAACACGGAAGATAACGTCTGGGAAGATTCAAGTGTATTATATAGATCTGTGGAAAAGCCACATACACCAGGTAGCAAGACTTgctttaaacattttaaaatgaatataaaGGTCGACACGGATATTACAAAAGTGAATTTTACCACAGATAAACATATAACTgaagtttcaaataatattctcATTAAATCTGGTATCAAATGGACATTACAAAACATAGATGCGCAATCATCGAAgtttattaaaaaacaaatagTTCCAACACTAGATGAAGAAACGCCCGTGAAGAAAAGGAAATTGGCTTCAAAGTTTTCACCAACTTTAGAAGCAAATACGGTTGTTTGTTCTATAAATCAGCAGGAAGCACAAAAAAAACATTTTGTTTCTGCAAAGAAAG GTTTCATATATACAAATAGGAGGAAAAATATGGTAGGTGAGTACACGTAA